One Sulfurimonas sp. HSL-3221 genomic window, CGAGCCGGTGGCGTACCCCGGCGAGGAAGCCGCTCAGGGCGAAGGCGACAATGCCGATGATGTCAGCGAGAATAAAAAAGTCCATGGTTCCGGTATTTTAGGCGCCCGCCATGCGGAAATCCTCTTTGAAGGCGACATAGCGTTCCGCCGAGGCGTAAAGCTCCTTGACCTCCTCGTCGGAGAGGGTGCGGACGACCTTGGCCGGGGAGCCCATGATCAGTGACCGGGGCGGAAAGACCTTGTTCTTCGTGACCAGCGCCCCGGCACCGACGATGGACTCCTTGCCGATGACGGCGCCGTCGAGAATGGTCGCGCTCATCCCGATCAGGCAGGCATCCTCGACCGTACAGCCGTGGAGCATGACGCGGTGGCCGATGGTGACGTCGCTGCCGATGATGGTCGGGTGGCCGTCGCTCATGTCGGGTTTTTTGTAGTGGGTGACATGGATCATGGAGAGGTCCTGGATATTCGTGCGGTCGCCGATGACGATGCGGTGCACGTCGCCGCGCACGACGCAGCCGAACCAGACGGCGCACTCCTCGCCCATGGTGACATTCCCGATGACATCCGCACTTTTCGCAATCCAGGTATTGTCACCAAGTTGAGGTTCCCATTGTTTAAAGGGGTAGGTCATTGTCGTTTCCTTGCTGTCGCGGCCTCAGCTCTCTTTGAAGAGACGGGAAGCCAGTTTGTTGATATAGGTCGTATCGCGCTTCTTCGACGATTTGTACATCTTGGTCGTATGCTGCTCGAGCAGGAGCTGGGAGTTGACCGGCGTTTCGCCGGCCTCGACCCGGCGGTAGCTTCCGTCGCTCTGGAGTTCGTGGGCAAGGACGTTGTCCGTGAGCTGGAGGGTGAGCAGCTGCAGGAGCTTCTCTTTGGACTCTTCATCCTCAATGCCCGTCATCAGTTCGATACGGCGCACGAGGTTCCGCGGCATCCAGTCGGCGCTGGAGATGTACATCTGCGGATGGCCATGTTTGAAGTAGAAGACACGGGCATGTTCGAGGTATTTTCCGATCAGCGAGGTGACCCGGATGTTCTCGCTCACCCCTTCAATGCCCGGGACGAGGCAGCAGATGCCGCGGACGATCAGGTCGACCTTGACCCCGGCTTGCGACGCTTTATAAAGCGCGCGGATGACATCCTCGTCGACGAGGGAGTTGACCTTGACGATGATGCGCCCCTCCGTTCCCATCCGGGTCTCGTTCTGGATCAGCGAGAGGATCTTCGGTTTGGTCTGGGTCGGGGACATGTAGAGCTTGTTGAGTTTCCCTTTTTTGCTGAAGCCCGTCAAAAAGTGGAAGAAGCGGGTCATGTCGTTCGTGATCGCCTCGTTGGAGGTCATGTAACTGACATCGGTATAGATCTTCGCCGTACCGGGGTTGTAGTTCCCCGTGCCCAGGTGCGCGTACTGTTTGAGCTTGTCGCCGACCTTGCGGGTGACAAGGGCGGCCTTGGCGTGGACCTTGAAGCCGGGGATGCCGTAGATGACGTGCGCCCCCGCGCTCTCCAGCGCCTTGGCCCAGATGAGGTTGTTCTCTTCGTCGAAACGCGCTTTGAGTTCGACCATGGTCGTCACCTGCTTGCCCGATTCGGCCGCCTGCATCAGGGCGTTGACGATGGGCGAGTTCGTCCCGCTGCGGTAGAGCGTCATCCGGATGGAGACGACATCGGGGTCCTTGGCCGCCGCCTGGATGAACTTGACGATGGGCTCGAAACTCTCGTAGGGGT contains:
- a CDS encoding RNA degradosome polyphosphate kinase, which gives rise to MTNLKDPKFYFNRELSWLQFNTRVLQQAQDKKQPLLERLKFLAIYGTNLDEFYMIRVAGLKKLFTSGIILSGPDRLTPLQQLREIRKYLHQELQVVEHTFIEIMAGLKDEGIFLKRYQELNNQEKGEVNRYFHEHIYPVIVPIAVDGTHPFPHLNNLSFGLIVKLQDNDDPSVQRYGLVRIPRVLPRFVQIGTGIYVPIGSIVAQHIDELFPGYTLLQYTPFRVTRNADITIEEEEADDFMEMLEEGLKLRKKGELVRLEIGVDADDELIDFFNRHTNVYKDDLYRFKIVLNLASLWQIVGNMDFAHLVAAPYKPRNLPPLDSEDSIYSVLDKQDVLLYHPYESFEPIVKFIQAAAKDPDVVSIRMTLYRSGTNSPIVNALMQAAESGKQVTTMVELKARFDEENNLIWAKALESAGAHVIYGIPGFKVHAKAALVTRKVGDKLKQYAHLGTGNYNPGTAKIYTDVSYMTSNEAITNDMTRFFHFLTGFSKKGKLNKLYMSPTQTKPKILSLIQNETRMGTEGRIIVKVNSLVDEDVIRALYKASQAGVKVDLIVRGICCLVPGIEGVSENIRVTSLIGKYLEHARVFYFKHGHPQMYISSADWMPRNLVRRIELMTGIEDEESKEKLLQLLTLQLTDNVLAHELQSDGSYRRVEAGETPVNSQLLLEQHTTKMYKSSKKRDTTYINKLASRLFKES
- a CDS encoding gamma carbonic anhydrase family protein; this translates as MTYPFKQWEPQLGDNTWIAKSADVIGNVTMGEECAVWFGCVVRGDVHRIVIGDRTNIQDLSMIHVTHYKKPDMSDGHPTIIGSDVTIGHRVMLHGCTVEDACLIGMSATILDGAVIGKESIVGAGALVTKNKVFPPRSLIMGSPAKVVRTLSDEEVKELYASAERYVAFKEDFRMAGA